The following are encoded together in the Flavihumibacter fluvii genome:
- a CDS encoding LutC/YkgG family protein, which yields MNISASKENILKKIRKALSESTPLPFSASEGNQSVFHPQKDELEVLFAEAFTQLQGKFVFCMDQHELVLQLQYLMHQRGLQKIVCPESRLRNLLEDAAALNPALKGFSFGNPETDLKSCDASITGCEYLIARTGTIVLSSAQERGRTTSVYAPVHICIAATDQLVYDVRDGLRLIKEKYGSILPSLISFASGPSRTADIEKTLVVGVHGPKEVYLFLVDKL from the coding sequence ATGAATATTTCAGCTTCTAAAGAGAATATATTAAAGAAGATCAGGAAGGCGTTGAGTGAATCAACGCCTCTTCCTTTTTCGGCTAGCGAAGGTAATCAGTCAGTTTTTCACCCGCAAAAAGATGAACTGGAAGTCTTATTTGCTGAAGCTTTCACCCAGTTACAGGGGAAATTTGTTTTTTGCATGGACCAGCATGAACTGGTTTTGCAATTACAATATTTAATGCACCAAAGGGGGCTCCAAAAAATTGTTTGTCCGGAATCCAGACTGCGCAATTTATTGGAAGATGCTGCGGCCCTTAATCCGGCTCTTAAAGGGTTTTCTTTTGGCAACCCGGAAACAGACCTAAAATCCTGCGATGCCAGTATTACAGGTTGCGAGTACCTTATTGCAAGAACGGGAACTATTGTACTGAGTTCGGCCCAGGAAAGGGGGCGTACTACAAGTGTATATGCACCAGTCCATATATGTATAGCTGCAACAGACCAATTGGTCTATGATGTACGCGATGGCCTCCGACTGATTAAGGAAAAATATGGTTCAATACTGCCCTCCCTAATCAGTTTTGCTTCAGGGCCAAGCCGCACCGCCGATATAGAAAAAACCCTGGTCGTAGGGGTACATGGACCTAAGGAGGTCTACCTTTTCCTGGTAGATAAATTATAA
- the ftsH gene encoding ATP-dependent zinc metalloprotease FtsH, translating to MSQEDLKPNDRSGLNRMRPRPDGSNGDPRKGPKFNIYWIWGALAVILLGFNLFSSFAPDARRTTFNEFNTQMLAKGDVEKIILISNKNLVRVFIQKDSLKKAYYQSKLPKGFNAETEKGPQFEFTIAKPEIFTDDLRDFYQKNPGVKEVPRIDDTEGDWLAPIFQFVLPIFVIVLIWVLLMRKMGGGAGGGAGPGGIFNIGKSKAQLFDKGTRVNITFNDVAGLDEAKVEVMEIVDFLKNPKKYTNLGGKIPKGALLVGPPGTGKTLLAKAVAGEAQVPFFSLSGSDFVEMFVGVGASRVRDLFKQAREKAPCIIFIDEIDAIGRARGKNAIMSNDERESTLNQLLVEMDGFSGESGIIVLAATNRPDVLDTALLRPGRFDRQISIDKPDVKGREAIFKVHLKPIKVSEAVDIHKLAEQTPGFAGADIANVCNEAALIAARKGKEAVDMTDFQDAVDRVIGGLEKKNKIISPDEKKIIAYHEAGHAICGWYLEHAYPLLKVTIVPRGTAALGYAQYTPKEQYLYNTDQLMDQICMTLGGRAAEDIFFGKISTGAQNDLQQITRMAYAMVTVYGMNDKIGNVSFYDPQAENTFTKPYSEETSKMIDEEVRKLIDIAYDRTRELLTQKKAQVELLAEKLLDKEVLFQNDVEILIGKRPYEEKKTLDVDNIPAIV from the coding sequence ATGTCACAGGAAGATTTGAAACCAAATGATAGGAGCGGACTAAACCGGATGAGACCCAGGCCTGATGGAAGCAATGGCGATCCCCGAAAGGGACCTAAATTCAATATTTATTGGATATGGGGCGCCTTAGCAGTGATCTTGCTCGGATTTAACTTATTCAGTTCTTTCGCACCAGATGCCAGACGCACGACTTTTAACGAGTTTAATACCCAGATGCTGGCTAAAGGGGATGTTGAAAAGATAATCCTGATCAGTAATAAGAACCTGGTTCGTGTATTTATTCAAAAGGATAGCCTTAAAAAAGCCTATTACCAGTCCAAACTACCTAAGGGATTCAATGCAGAAACCGAAAAGGGCCCTCAATTTGAATTTACCATTGCCAAGCCTGAAATTTTCACTGACGACCTTCGGGATTTCTACCAGAAAAACCCCGGCGTTAAAGAAGTACCAAGGATCGATGATACGGAAGGTGATTGGCTGGCCCCGATTTTCCAGTTTGTATTGCCCATATTCGTGATCGTACTGATCTGGGTCCTGCTGATGCGGAAAATGGGTGGTGGTGCCGGTGGTGGTGCCGGACCTGGTGGTATTTTTAATATCGGTAAATCTAAAGCACAACTTTTTGATAAAGGCACTCGCGTTAACATCACCTTTAATGATGTTGCCGGACTGGATGAAGCCAAAGTGGAAGTGATGGAAATCGTCGATTTCCTGAAGAACCCTAAAAAATATACCAACCTGGGTGGAAAGATTCCGAAAGGTGCTTTATTGGTTGGACCACCCGGCACGGGTAAAACCCTGTTGGCCAAAGCAGTTGCAGGAGAAGCTCAGGTGCCTTTCTTCAGCCTTAGTGGTTCAGATTTTGTGGAAATGTTTGTAGGTGTTGGTGCCAGCCGTGTTCGTGACCTGTTCAAACAGGCACGTGAAAAAGCGCCATGTATCATATTTATAGATGAAATCGATGCCATTGGTCGTGCCCGTGGTAAGAACGCCATAATGAGCAACGATGAAAGGGAAAGTACCCTGAACCAGTTACTGGTTGAGATGGATGGTTTCAGTGGCGAAAGTGGTATTATTGTTTTGGCCGCAACCAACCGTCCCGATGTACTGGATACGGCATTGTTGCGACCGGGACGATTTGATCGACAGATTTCTATTGATAAACCCGATGTGAAAGGCCGTGAAGCCATCTTTAAGGTACATTTGAAACCTATTAAAGTTTCTGAGGCAGTGGATATCCATAAGCTGGCTGAACAAACGCCGGGTTTTGCCGGGGCTGATATTGCCAATGTTTGTAATGAAGCCGCTTTGATCGCCGCACGTAAAGGGAAAGAAGCAGTGGATATGACCGATTTCCAGGATGCGGTGGACCGAGTTATCGGTGGCCTGGAGAAAAAGAATAAGATCATTTCTCCCGATGAGAAAAAGATCATTGCTTACCACGAAGCTGGTCACGCAATTTGTGGTTGGTATCTTGAACACGCGTATCCTTTATTAAAAGTGACCATCGTTCCTCGCGGAACTGCTGCATTAGGATATGCGCAGTATACTCCGAAAGAACAATATCTATACAATACCGACCAGTTGATGGACCAGATCTGTATGACACTTGGTGGTAGGGCGGCTGAAGATATTTTCTTTGGTAAGATTTCAACTGGTGCGCAGAATGACCTGCAGCAGATTACAAGGATGGCTTATGCAATGGTTACTGTATATGGAATGAATGATAAGATAGGGAATGTAAGTTTCTACGATCCTCAGGCAGAGAATACGTTTACCAAGCCATACTCTGAAGAAACTTCCAAGATGATTGACGAAGAAGTCCGCAAACTCATTGATATCGCTTACGATCGCACCAGGGAATTGCTTACGCAGAAAAAAGCCCAGGTAGAATTGTTGGCTGAAAAGCTGCTTGATAAGGAAGTGCTGTTCCAGAATGATGTGGAGATACTCATTGGAAAGCGACCTTATGAAGAAAAAAAGACATTGGATGTAGATAATATACCCGCTATAGTATAA
- a CDS encoding gamma-glutamylcyclotransferase family protein, with translation MNLLPDYQLFVYGSLRRGFHHAAYEYIRRYFDFVCDARVHGLLFDMGEFPAAVPAETDATIVGELYRIREIDELDWALGQLDDYEGVNPEENEPLLYRRDKTTVLLPDGTKTTAWIYWFNGDITGKPIIASGDVLKYVSGN, from the coding sequence ATGAACCTTCTTCCCGATTACCAGTTATTCGTATATGGGTCCCTCCGCCGGGGGTTCCACCATGCGGCTTATGAATATATCCGCAGGTATTTTGATTTTGTATGTGACGCGCGGGTTCATGGATTATTATTCGATATGGGCGAATTTCCAGCGGCTGTGCCAGCGGAAACGGATGCCACTATCGTTGGTGAATTATACCGCATTCGTGAAATAGATGAACTGGATTGGGCACTCGGCCAGCTGGATGATTATGAAGGTGTAAACCCAGAAGAAAATGAACCATTATTATACCGCCGTGATAAAACCACAGTGCTGCTTCCAGACGGCACAAAAACCACAGCGTGGATTTACTGGTTTAATGGTGATATCACAGGAAAGCCAATCATCGCCTCTGGAGATGTATTGAAGTATGTTTCAGGCAATTAA